The nucleotide sequence GCGTCGGCAAGCAGGCCGTTGTCTGGGGAGAGGCCGAGGGGGTCTTTATAACCGACATCGTCAGTCCCCAGGATATGCGTTCCTTTATTCTGGCTGACTTCCGTGAAGTCCGCATGGGGATTCCAGCGGTCAGGGCGGACTATTACACCGGGGCTTTTACCTTTGAGACAGTCTGGATCCCCCGCTTTGTCCCCTCACGTCTGCCGGATTCCGACTCCATCTGGTTTACCGATGAGATGTCGGCCCTGAATAATGCCGAACCGCCGGCGGACGGCCTGGAAAACAGCGAAATCTTCGGCAAGGTCAGCTACTTCGGTTCGGCCCTTAATTCCGGGGTAATGGCAGGTTATGCATGGGACGATCAGCCGGTACGCACAGAGGCCGGCAATTTCGGCTACGAACGCTACACTGTAGTGGGCGGCAGCTTCAGTACCACCCTGAGCTCCGTGGTGCTGCGTTCCGAGGCGGCGGCATACCTTGACCGGGCGTTCACCTATGAGCCCCCCCAAGCGGCAGATGAACACCACCAGCTGCACGGTCTGGTTGGTCTTGACTGGAGCCTCTTTGGGGTGGACATGTCCACCCAGTATATCGGCGAGTATGTTGTCGATCACGATGAAGCCATGGCGGCCGACGAGTTTGGTCATACCGCGACTTTCCGGCTGCGGGACAGCTGCCTGTCGGACACACTGGACCTTGAGCTCTTCGGCTATCTGGGAATTGATCCCTGGGATGCCCTGCTGAGGCCCTCACTGACCTACGGCCTGGAGGATGGTGTTGAGTTTGAAACCGGAGCGGAAATTTTCCTGGGTGATGAAGAAGGTAAATTCGGCCGCTATAGTCATAACACCATGCTGTACGCGTCGCTGCGCTGGTATTTTTAAAAGAACACGGGAGGAGCCGGTGGAGCTGCGTTTTCCTGGGCCCGGGTTCATGCCGGCCCGTCTGATGCTTACCATTACCGCGGTTGTGATCATGGCACCTGTTATCGAGAGGTTCGAAGGGAAGGCGGAGAGTTTATAGTCACAATACTGCCCACACAAGGCTTGTGATTGTTCTAATAAGAATTATAAGATATCCCCATGAAAAGTGAATACGCCAGACGTCTTAATAAGGTTCTCGACTATATCGATACGCATCTTGGAGAGGATCTTGATCTTGGGACCCTTGCCGACGAGGCTGCTTTTTCGAAGTACCACTTTCACCGGGTCTTTTCTGCTTTCATGGGTGAACCGCTGGGCAGTTATATTCAGCGTTTGCGCCTGGAGCGGGCAGCGTGTCTGATCTCCTCCAGACCGGATTTAACGATAACCGAGATCGGGCTCGAGGCAGGGTTTTCCTCTTCCGCTGTTTTTTCCCGGGCCTTCCGTGATCGCTTTGACATGAGCCCCAGCGCCTGGCGGGCGGGGGGAATCACTGATTACAGCAAGAAATGCAAACTCCAGAGCAACCGCTATCATCCTATGAGCAGCTATAGCAAAGCAACGCGGGTAGAGTCGTCCTATTCTGTATATACACAACAGAAATGGAGGGTATCTATGAAAACTGAAGCAAAAACGCTCGATTACGATGTGCGGGTAGAGGAGCAGCCGGAAAAGACACTGGCCTATGTAAGGCATACCGGCCCCTATGCCGGTAACGAGGAACTTTTTCACAGTCTGTTTTCCAGACTGCTGAAATGGGCCGCCCCGCGGCAGCTTTTCAAGCCGGGAACAACGGAGATGATTACGATCTATCACGATTCTCCGGAAATAACTGAAGAGGAAAAGCTGAGGATAAGTGTCTGTATTACCGTGCCTGCCGATACGGAAGCTTCCGGAGAAATCGGTAAAACGACGATTCCCGCCGGGCGCTATGCTGTTGGGGAATTCCTTATCTCCGCAGAGGATTACGGCGATGCCTGGAACAGTCTTTTCGCCGGCTGGCTGCCGGAGAGCGGGTATCAGTGTGCTGACGGGCCGTGCTATGAGGTCTATTTGAATGATCCGGAGGAACACCCCGAGGGCAAGCACCATGTCGCGATTCACATTCCGGTAATACCCCTGTAAACAGCTCTTCTCTACTCTCCTCGCCGCGGAATCCTTCCCGACGGGGCGATATCAGCAGCGATAGTCTGCGCTTCGATAATCCTTTTTCCCTTTTTTTTGATCCTCTCCTGCAAAAAACACTCATTTTTCTTTTCTCACCCTTGACTATAAAGAAAGATTGACTTAATAGTTTAACTAAATGATTAAACCAAGAGGTTTACTGTTATGGTTAAGGAACTTGACAAGAGGACCGAAGAGGCGATCCTGAACGCTGCTTACCAGGTTATTGTCCGCAAGGGCAAGGCCGGAACACGGATGCAGGAGATTGCCGATAAGGCCGGGGTCAACAAGGCGCTGCTCCACTACTACTTCCGCTCCAAGGACAAAATTTACCTGGCGGTTCTGAGGTCGGTGGTCGGAAGCCTCCTGAGAACCCTGCTGGCTGAACTCGATTTCGAGCGGCCGTTCAGGGAGCTGATGGAGGGTTTTGTCCGCAGCCATATTGTTGCCTTAAAGGCCAACCAGGAAATCTTTCGCTTCTTCTTTGCCGAGGTATGGACCAACCGCGAAGAGGTTCTGCCGGTCTTTTTGGATCTGCTTGTCGAAAGCCGCGGGAACATACCGGGTCTCTTTTTCGCCCGGCTCGAAAAAGCCGTCGCAGAAGGCGAGATCCGACCCGTCGATCCCTTCCATCTTCTGATGAACATGATCAGCCTTGACGTCTTCTACTTCGTTGCGTCGCCCCTTTTCTTCGAGGTGGTCGAGGTTCCGGAGGAGGAACAGCAGCGGATGACCGACGCACGGGCCGATCAGGTGGTCGAGTTCATCTGGGAATCAATCAGACCGAGGAGACAGCTGTGATGGGCCGAATCTGTAGAATCCTCCTGCTGGTCGCGGTACTGACTTTGCCTGCTGCGGCCCGGGACTATACGATCGAGGAGCTCTTTGAGCTTGCACTGTCCGATGATGCCCGGCTTGCCCAGCTTGATGCGGATCTTAGCCTTGCCGAAAGCAGTGTTACTGCAGCGACAGGAGCCTTTCACCCTGATCTCTCCGCCTCCTTCAGGGCAGCCTACACCTCGGAGCTGCCAGAGATGGAACAGCCGAACGGAATGGGCGGTACTGTCAATGTTGAGGCCGGCGTCAAGGATACCTACGCGGCGGCCCTGACGGCCCGCCAGGTGATCTTTGCCGGGTTCGCCCGCAGGGAGGGGCTCGCAGCGGCGAAGAACGCCCTGGCCGGAGCCCGTTATCAGCGGTTAATGCGCGAAGATGCCCTGCGCTTCAGCCTGCTGCAGGCGGCCTACAGCTACAAACTGGCTGACCTCTCGGTTGGGTCCCTCGAGGCAAGTCTTGCCCGTCTCGAACTCAATCGGCGCCGGGTCGTATCCTTCCTTGATCAGGGCTTTGCCTCCGAGCTTGATCTGCTCGAGATCGACTCATCCATAGCCGAGCTGCAGCTTCAACTCCGGCAGCAGCAGACCGACCGGCGCAATGCGCTTATCCGGCTGCGGGAACTGAGCGGCGCCGATGATCTCGACCAGGTTTCACTCTCCGCGGTCTATCTGGCCCTGCCCGATCCCAGGGCCCTGGAAATCCGTGGGGAGAAGCTGTCCGGTAACGCCTCCTTCCGGGCTCTCGATTACCGGCTTGCCGCAAAAGAGATTGAAAAGGAGCTTGCAAAGAGCGCCTGGTATCCGAAACTCTCTGCCTTCGGCACCTTCAACTACGGCCGGCCCGGGGCCAACTTCTTTGCCGACGAATGGCAGTTCTACTACACCGCCGGGCTCGAGGTTTCGCTTGATATCTGGGACGGCGGCGAGCGGGGAGCGTCGGTAAAGAGCGCCGGAGCCGCATCCGAACGGGTAATTGCCGAACGGGCTGAACTCTTCCGAAGCCTTCTTGCCCGGGGGGAGCGGACCGAGGAGTCCCTTCATTCAGCGAATGATCAGCTGTCGACGGCCGAGGAGCTTCTTACTCAAAAGCAGCGTAAGTACAACCTGGTACACCAGCTCTGGGAGGCGGGCCAGCAGAGTACTCTCGAGGTACTTGAAGCGGAGCAGGAGCTGACCGCGGCGGATATCAGAACCAAGAGACTCGAGATCAGACTTTTGTCACTCTACCAGGAGTTTCTGCTCCTGATCAACAAACCACTCTGGGATCATTCCAACAGCGAAAGGAGCGGCCAACAATGAACAGCATCCATATAAGCCGATATACCCGGCTCACTATTTTCATACTTCTGGCGGGGGCTTTTCTATCCGGCTGCGGCAAGGGTAACGGCGAGAAGATTTTTACCGGTCTTGCCGAAGGGCGGGTCTATACTGTCAGCTCTCCGGTCAGCGACAGACTGGTTGAACTCGATGTCCGCGAAGGAAGCCGGGTCGAGGAGGGGAGTCGCGTTGGGCAGATCGACACCTCCGCTCTGGAACTGCAGCGCAAGGCCCTGGTGGCGAAACAGGATCAGGTCGACCTGCAGCTGGAAGAGCTCGCCATCAATACGGCCCAGGTCGAGGATACCCGGGACTACTATCGTGCGACATACACCAGGAACCTGGAGTTGTTGAAGGAACAGGCGGTCTCGGATCAGAAGGTCCGGGATCTGAAGCTCAACGCCGACAAGTGGGAGCGGGAGCTGGCCGGACTGCGGCTGAAGAAGGAGTCCCTGAAGCGGCAGCGCGACGAGATCGGCTACAGGCTCGAAGAGCTCGATCTGACGATCGCCAAGGGACGGCTTATGAGTCCCGCCGCTGGCTACGTCGACCAGCTCTTCTACGAGACAGGCGAGTTCGTCCCCGCCCTGCGTATAGTGGCGAGGATCGTCAATCTCAGACAGGTCTGGTGCTACCTCTACCTTGGGGAGGAGGGAATCGCGGAGATCAGTCCGGGGCAGGAGATGACCGCCCGGCAGGGGGAACACACTTTCGTCGCCCGGGTCGAGCATATCAACTCCCGGGCCGAGTTTTCTCCCAAGGAGGTTCTGACCCCCGAGAACCGGGCAGCCCTGGTTTACGCGGTGCGGGTTGGAATAGAAAACCCCGACGGAATCCTGAAGATCGGGATGCCCGTTGTCCTGGAGTGGTAAATTCGTGGCTGACCACCCCGATCCGATACGATCTGACGATATCCGCAAGAACTATGGCTCTGTCGAAGCCCTCGGCGGCGTCTCGATCAAGGCCGCCGCCGGATCGATAACCGGCCTGATCGGTCCCGACGGCGCGGGAAAATCGAGCTTCATGCGTATTGTCCTGGGATTGCTGTCCTTCGACGGGGGTGAGCTCATCCTCTTCGGTGAGACAGGCGCCGAACGGCGGCGCGGCGGGAAAAGCCGCATCGGCTACATGCCCGAAGTATTCTCCCTCTACAGCGATCTGACCGTCGAGGAGAACCTGCGCTTCTTCTTCCGTATCCACCGTCGTGATCCTGCCGGGTTTCCGGCCCGCCGCAGACGGCTCTACCGCTTCAACAGGCTCGAGAATTTTGCACATGCCCGGGCGGGGACCCTCTCCGGCGGCATGAAGCAGAAGCTGGCCCTCTCCTGTGCCTTGATGCACGAACCGGAGCTTCTGGTACTGGACGAACCGACCACCGGCGTCGACCCCTTGAGCCGCCGCGAGTTCTGGTCGATGCTGGCCGAGCTTAAAGAGCAGGGGATCACAGTGCTGGTCTCGACTCCCTACATGGAGGAGGCTCTTCGTTGCGATGCTGTCTATCTGATGAACAAGGGCCGGGTGCTCGCCGCCGGAACGCCGTCCGCCCTGATAGACTCCTTCCCCGGAGCTCTCTACGAAATCGAGGATGCGAACCACGCTCCGCAGGAGCTGAAGCGGGAACTGGCGGAACGCTTCCCAGACTGTCCGGTCTTCTTAAGCGGCCGCAGGGTTCATCTGGCGCTGCCGAATGGGGGCACGCCGGATATAGGGCTCTCTGTTGCCGGAACAGTCAGACGGGTCGAGCCCGGTCTCGAAGATCTGTTTCTAAGCAGCGTTCTCAGGCCTGAAAAAAAGGAGACATCATGATCTCGATCCGCTCTCTTACCCGCCGCTTCGGCAGCTTTACCGCGGTGGATGACATCTCCTTCGAGGTCCGTGCCGGCGAGGTGTTCGGTTTCCTCGGGGCTAACGGTGCCGGCAAGACCACCACCATCCGCATGATGTGCGGGCTTCTTTCTCCCAGCGAGGGCGACATCCTTGTCGACGGAATCTCGGTTACCGGCTTCCCGGAAAAGGTTAAACGGCGTATCGGCTATATGTCGCAAAAGTTTTCCCTCTATGCCGACCTTTCGCCTGTGCGCAACATCGAGTTCTTCGGCGCTGTTTACGGGGTTCCGGCGCAGCGCATCGCCGACGAGAAGCAGCGTATCGGCATCGAGCTTGGCGCAGCGGCGGGCTCCTCTCCGGCGGGGAAGCTCCCCTTAGGGTATAAGCAGCGTCTTGGCCTCACCTGCGCTCTTCTTCACGAGCCGCCGATCGTCTTCCTCGACGAGCCGACCTCCGGGGTCGATCCGGTGGGCCGGCGTGAGTTCTGGGAGGGAATCTACGATCATTCCAGCGCCGGGCGTACCGTGCTGATAACAACCCACTTCATGGACGAGGCCGAGTACTGTCACCGCATTGCGATCATGAGCCGCGGCAGGGTCATCGAGCTTGACACCCCCGAGGCGATCAAGGCATGTTACGGGACCGACAGTCTTAACGAGGCCTTCATCCGCGCAGTTGAACGGGACAGGGAGGAGTAGGATGGGACTCTACGGAATCATCATCAAGGAGTTCAAGCATATCCTCAGGGATTTTAGAACCCTGATGATCCTCTTTATCCTGCCGGTGCTTATGCTCATTCTCTTCGGCTACGCGATGACCCTTGAGATTCCGGAGATCAGACTGGCGGTAGAGGACTACGACGCCTCCCCCGATTCGCGGGAGCTTACCGCCGGCTTCAGAGGTTCCACCTTTTTCACTCTTGTCGGGACCGAGGGACTCTCGGGTCCTGAACTCTTCCAGGGCCGGAAAGCGGACGCGCTTCTGACGATTCCTCCCGACTACACTCAGTCGCGCCGTCTCGACCTTGCGATCGACGCCTCCGACTCCAACCGGGCTCTGATCATCCGTCAGTATATTCAGGCTGTCGTCGCCCGCTCAGGAGACGGGATCGGTACCCCGCCGGCGCCGATCATCGCGGCCCCGGCTTTTCTCTACAACCGCCGCCTTGAGAGCGCCTATTTCTTCGTCCCGGCGCTCACCGCCTTGATCATCATCATGGTCACCGCCCTGCTGACCAGCCTCACGATTACCCGCGAGAAGGAGCAGGGGACCTTCGATCTGATCAAACTGAGTCCGGTAAACGCCTTGGAGGTGATAATCGGCAAGGTCGTCCCTTATCTGCTGCTTTCGCTGCTTATCGGCCTTATGATCGTCTTCGTCGGGGTGGTGATCTTCTCGGTACCCTTGCGCGGAAGCTTCGCGGCGCTCCTCTTCTATCTGCTGCTCTACTGCCTGACAGGGCTGTCCTTCGGGATCCTGATTTCCACTGTCGCTTCGAGTCAGCAGACGGCGATGATGATCTCCCTGATCGCGACCCTGCTGCCGACACTTTTCCTCTCGGGTTTTATTTTCCAGATCGAGGCAATGCCGGCGGTCCTGCGCGCCGTCAGCCGGGCCGTGCCGGCGACTTGGTTTCTGATTATCATACGAGGGCTGATGCTCAAAGGCAACACGCAGGGCGAACTCCTCGTTCCGATTCTGATGCTGGCCGCCTTTTCATGTCTCTTCCTGCTGATCGCGATCCGCCGTTTCAAGCGCTACCTTGAGTCATAGGCTGCTGCTATGAGAACGCTTATTGCAATGGTAAAGAAAGAGCTCCTGCAGCTGAAGGCGGATAAATTCTACCTGCGCTTCCTGATCTTTGCGCCCCTCTTACAGTTGATTGTTCTCGGCCATGCCCTGACTACCGAGACCACCAACGTTCCCACCCTGATAGCCGACCTCGACCGCACTGCCGTAAGCCGTGAGTTTGTCAGAGCCGTCTCGACCAACGAGCGTTTCAACGTAATCGGTCATGTGACCGACTACGCATCCCTGACCGACGCGATCCAGCGATGGGAGGCGAGCGTCGGGATCTACATTCCTCCCGGCTATACCTCTGACCTCGAATGCGACGGCTCGACGGAGCTGCTGGTGCTGCTTGACAGCGTCGACGGCAACAAGGCCCTTAGCGCTTACGGTTACCTGCAGCAGATCGCCGTCCGCGAGGGCAAGATCCTTGCGCCGGTCCCTGCCGTTATACAGTCATCTGACCGCCCGATTCTCAACTACCGCTATCTCTTTAACCCGGAGCTGAAGAACTCGGCATATATGGTTCCTGGAATCGTTGTGGTCATCGTCACAATAATCACACTGATGATCGGCGCGATGAGTCTGGTGCGTGAGAAGGAGGTCGGCACTCTGGAGCAGCTGATGGTGACCCCGATCAACCGGGCCCAGCTGATCCTTGGTAAACTTATCCCTTTTCTGCTCTACGCCTTTATCGAGGTAACTGTTATTCTAAAGGTTGCCGGGTTTGTCTTCGGCCTCTCCCTGGCCGGCAGCCTCGCAACCCTCTACCTGGCCCTCTTTCTCTACCTGTTCTCCACCCTGGGCCTCGGCCTGCTTGTCTCCTCCATTGCGGCGACCCAGCAGCAGGCCCTCTTTTTAGCCTGGTTCTTCATGATCTTCATGATACTTCTCTCGGGATTCCTGATCCCCGTGGCGAACATGCCGGGCTGGCTTCAGACCCTGACACTGGCCAACCCGCTGCGCTTTATGATGACCACAGTGCGGGAGATCTACCTCAAAGCGACACCCTTGAGTCTGCTGGCCGACCAGCTGATTCCCCTCTCTCTGCTGGGGGGAGCGATCTTTTCGATCAGTGTCCTGACCTTCCGCAAACATTCAGGCTGATTCCTGTTATTCCGGGCCCCCCGGCTGGTGCCGTCGGGCCTGCTCCGGGGTTCGCGCTTGAGATTGTGGTCTTCCAGGTTCTGCAGACTGCAGTGAAAGCATTTCAGTCTGTTCTCTGAAAGATAAAGCAGCACCGCGGGGACAAACTCTTTCAGCCCATCTTCTTGAACGCGCATTATTCAACTCCGATAGATGCAGGATTCTGCTTTACAGCAATCCCATCTCTTTCAGGATCTTTTTCAGCTGTTTCTTTTCGTCAGAGCTCATGGGGCCGACGGGTTCAAAACAGGGCCCGGCGTCGACGCCAAGGAGTTCAAGGGCTTCCTTTATAACCGTCGGGAAGGTTCCAAGACCAAAGGCAATTCTCAAAGGCGCCAGGCGGAACTGGGCTTCCAGTGAACCCTGAATATCACCTGCCATGTATTTGTCGTAAATGTCCGCACAGATCCGCGGAGCAACGTTCGCACAGGCTGCAACAGCACCGGCACCGCCGTAGCAGAGGTTGGCGTGAATCAGGGTGTCCCGGCCGATCATTACGTCAAAGTCCATATCACGGGTAAGGCGGATACATTCCGCGGTATTGGTCATATCTCCGGAGGAGTCCTTGATTCCGATGATGTTCCTGATCTTCGCCAGCTTGACCACCGAACCGGGTTGCAGGGCAACGTGGGTCTTGGGGCGGTTGTCGTAGAGCAGAATCGGCAGGTCTGTACTTGCGGCAACATCGGTAAAGTGCTTAATCAACTGGTCCTGATTCGGACTGATAAAGAGGGGAGTAAGTACCGACAGGGCATCAACGCCGACTTCCTGGGCAATCTGGGCAAGTTCAATGCTGCCCCGGGTCGTAATGTGGTTGGCCCCTGCATACACAGGTACCCGTCCGGCAACCTGGTCCCTGGTAACCTCCAGGATCATCCGGTACTCGTCGTTGGACAGACAGTAGAACTCTCCGGTGGTTCCGATGGCGAAAATTCCATGGACACCTCCCTCAAGCAGGAAATCGACCAGATTACGCAGTGCTTTCTCATTTACGTTGCCGTCTTTTGTTAAAGGGGTGATCATTGCGGGCAGAACGCCCTTGGGAGCAAAATTCATACTACATCTCCTGTTGTTACAGACCCCTGTTTTGCGGGCCGGTAAAAAAGTATTGCTATTTCTAAAATTGTATGAGACATTATGTCTGATGCATCAGGCATCTGTCAATCAGTTTTTATCCAGTTTTTGTTGTTCGATTCCATGCATCCCGGATATCATAGAGCAGAAAAATATCGGACTGAACAGTGAATAAGGAAAGAAGATACATACCGATGAAAAAAAACAGTACATCACTTTCTGCCGTCAACAACGAATTCAGGTCATTGAGCGAAACCGTCTACGAGAAGATACGGGAAGCAATTCTTGCCAAGGAACTGGAACCTGGAGAACGGGTAAGCGAACGGATGCTGGTGGATAAACTGGGAGTCAGTTCAACCACAGTAAAACGGGCTCTCCAGCAGCTTCAGGCAGAAGGCCTGGTGGAAATCCAGCCTCGAAAGGGGACCTACGTGGTGGAGAGTTTTCCCGCCATGGAGGAGAACACCGTAATGCGAGCCTCCCTAGAAGGACTGGCCGCACGCTTTGCCGCATCCAAAGCCACGGAGGATGATCTTAAGGAGATGCGGCATCAGCTAGAGGAGATGCGCCGCCGAACCGAAATCGATACCCAGCAGAATATAAGCAAAGCGAACGCCAGGTTTCATCACCTTGTTCACCGGGCATCCTACAACCCCTACGTGGGGCGCCTTATCGATGTCCTTAGAAATTTCGACCGCGACCTCCGTCATCAGGCCCTTTCTGATCATGATGAGGCTGTCAGGGGACTTAAAGACCATATCTCGGTGTTCGAGGCAATCGAAGCCCGGGACGGCGACCTGGCGGAGGAACGTATGCGTCGGCACATCCTGAGGACTCTGGAGTTTGTAAAGACCGGGATGAAAAAGGGTGGAAAAGCAGAAACTCCATAAGGCCTGGGGGCTGCGGGAGTCCTGGACCATTATTCCCGGGACTCTCGATAAAAGTACGTCCCGGGGACCTCTGACCGCTTATCTCTTTTTCTGTTTACTCCCGAGTGTTCTTCTTTTCATTCTTCTCTTTCCGCTTCTCTTTCTGAGTTTTCAGCGGTTTCTTCTTGCTGTCCTTGCGCGAGTTTTTTTCTTTTCCCATGGGTGACTCCTTGTGCCTTCGACCTTCGGTACGGATAAACCGGGTAGTGCTTCTGCCCATGAAAGGGAAAAACGCGTTCCCGGTCCGTATAAAATACTTCAGTTGGCCGACTTAATCCACGCTTTTAGGAAAAACCCGGTAAATTAAGGAC is from Marispirochaeta sp. and encodes:
- a CDS encoding GntR family transcriptional regulator; its protein translation is MKKNSTSLSAVNNEFRSLSETVYEKIREAILAKELEPGERVSERMLVDKLGVSSTTVKRALQQLQAEGLVEIQPRKGTYVVESFPAMEENTVMRASLEGLAARFAASKATEDDLKEMRHQLEEMRRRTEIDTQQNISKANARFHHLVHRASYNPYVGRLIDVLRNFDRDLRHQALSDHDEAVRGLKDHISVFEAIEARDGDLAEERMRRHILRTLEFVKTGMKKGGKAETP
- a CDS encoding AraC family transcriptional regulator → MKSEYARRLNKVLDYIDTHLGEDLDLGTLADEAAFSKYHFHRVFSAFMGEPLGSYIQRLRLERAACLISSRPDLTITEIGLEAGFSSSAVFSRAFRDRFDMSPSAWRAGGITDYSKKCKLQSNRYHPMSSYSKATRVESSYSVYTQQKWRVSMKTEAKTLDYDVRVEEQPEKTLAYVRHTGPYAGNEELFHSLFSRLLKWAAPRQLFKPGTTEMITIYHDSPEITEEEKLRISVCITVPADTEASGEIGKTTIPAGRYAVGEFLISAEDYGDAWNSLFAGWLPESGYQCADGPCYEVYLNDPEEHPEGKHHVAIHIPVIPL
- a CDS encoding DUF1302 family protein; its protein translation is MHFSNRITTGILTGFLILMILSPAAAMDVELTGMLRSYSGARLQEGDIPVAEQTVDVNLRGWGDMTQINVNPFVYVGADGDPEIGIREAYIDLFLPSLDLRVGKQAVVWGEAEGVFITDIVSPQDMRSFILADFREVRMGIPAVRADYYTGAFTFETVWIPRFVPSRLPDSDSIWFTDEMSALNNAEPPADGLENSEIFGKVSYFGSALNSGVMAGYAWDDQPVRTEAGNFGYERYTVVGGSFSTTLSSVVLRSEAAAYLDRAFTYEPPQAADEHHQLHGLVGLDWSLFGVDMSTQYIGEYVVDHDEAMAADEFGHTATFRLRDSCLSDTLDLELFGYLGIDPWDALLRPSLTYGLEDGVEFETGAEIFLGDEEGKFGRYSHNTMLYASLRWYF
- a CDS encoding ABC transporter permease: MGLYGIIIKEFKHILRDFRTLMILFILPVLMLILFGYAMTLEIPEIRLAVEDYDASPDSRELTAGFRGSTFFTLVGTEGLSGPELFQGRKADALLTIPPDYTQSRRLDLAIDASDSNRALIIRQYIQAVVARSGDGIGTPPAPIIAAPAFLYNRRLESAYFFVPALTALIIIMVTALLTSLTITREKEQGTFDLIKLSPVNALEVIIGKVVPYLLLSLLIGLMIVFVGVVIFSVPLRGSFAALLFYLLLYCLTGLSFGILISTVASSQQTAMMISLIATLLPTLFLSGFIFQIEAMPAVLRAVSRAVPATWFLIIIRGLMLKGNTQGELLVPILMLAAFSCLFLLIAIRRFKRYLES
- a CDS encoding ABC transporter ATP-binding protein, whose amino-acid sequence is MADHPDPIRSDDIRKNYGSVEALGGVSIKAAAGSITGLIGPDGAGKSSFMRIVLGLLSFDGGELILFGETGAERRRGGKSRIGYMPEVFSLYSDLTVEENLRFFFRIHRRDPAGFPARRRRLYRFNRLENFAHARAGTLSGGMKQKLALSCALMHEPELLVLDEPTTGVDPLSRREFWSMLAELKEQGITVLVSTPYMEEALRCDAVYLMNKGRVLAAGTPSALIDSFPGALYEIEDANHAPQELKRELAERFPDCPVFLSGRRVHLALPNGGTPDIGLSVAGTVRRVEPGLEDLFLSSVLRPEKKETS
- a CDS encoding TetR/AcrR family transcriptional regulator gives rise to the protein MVKELDKRTEEAILNAAYQVIVRKGKAGTRMQEIADKAGVNKALLHYYFRSKDKIYLAVLRSVVGSLLRTLLAELDFERPFRELMEGFVRSHIVALKANQEIFRFFFAEVWTNREEVLPVFLDLLVESRGNIPGLFFARLEKAVAEGEIRPVDPFHLLMNMISLDVFYFVASPLFFEVVEVPEEEQQRMTDARADQVVEFIWESIRPRRQL
- a CDS encoding TolC family protein, whose amino-acid sequence is MGRICRILLLVAVLTLPAAARDYTIEELFELALSDDARLAQLDADLSLAESSVTAATGAFHPDLSASFRAAYTSELPEMEQPNGMGGTVNVEAGVKDTYAAALTARQVIFAGFARREGLAAAKNALAGARYQRLMREDALRFSLLQAAYSYKLADLSVGSLEASLARLELNRRRVVSFLDQGFASELDLLEIDSSIAELQLQLRQQQTDRRNALIRLRELSGADDLDQVSLSAVYLALPDPRALEIRGEKLSGNASFRALDYRLAAKEIEKELAKSAWYPKLSAFGTFNYGRPGANFFADEWQFYYTAGLEVSLDIWDGGERGASVKSAGAASERVIAERAELFRSLLARGERTEESLHSANDQLSTAEELLTQKQRKYNLVHQLWEAGQQSTLEVLEAEQELTAADIRTKRLEIRLLSLYQEFLLLINKPLWDHSNSERSGQQ
- the dapA gene encoding 4-hydroxy-tetrahydrodipicolinate synthase; this encodes MNFAPKGVLPAMITPLTKDGNVNEKALRNLVDFLLEGGVHGIFAIGTTGEFYCLSNDEYRMILEVTRDQVAGRVPVYAGANHITTRGSIELAQIAQEVGVDALSVLTPLFISPNQDQLIKHFTDVAASTDLPILLYDNRPKTHVALQPGSVVKLAKIRNIIGIKDSSGDMTNTAECIRLTRDMDFDVMIGRDTLIHANLCYGGAGAVAACANVAPRICADIYDKYMAGDIQGSLEAQFRLAPLRIAFGLGTFPTVIKEALELLGVDAGPCFEPVGPMSSDEKKQLKKILKEMGLL
- a CDS encoding HlyD family efflux transporter periplasmic adaptor subunit — translated: MNSIHISRYTRLTIFILLAGAFLSGCGKGNGEKIFTGLAEGRVYTVSSPVSDRLVELDVREGSRVEEGSRVGQIDTSALELQRKALVAKQDQVDLQLEELAINTAQVEDTRDYYRATYTRNLELLKEQAVSDQKVRDLKLNADKWERELAGLRLKKESLKRQRDEIGYRLEELDLTIAKGRLMSPAAGYVDQLFYETGEFVPALRIVARIVNLRQVWCYLYLGEEGIAEISPGQEMTARQGEHTFVARVEHINSRAEFSPKEVLTPENRAALVYAVRVGIENPDGILKIGMPVVLEW
- a CDS encoding ABC transporter permease, with the translated sequence MRTLIAMVKKELLQLKADKFYLRFLIFAPLLQLIVLGHALTTETTNVPTLIADLDRTAVSREFVRAVSTNERFNVIGHVTDYASLTDAIQRWEASVGIYIPPGYTSDLECDGSTELLVLLDSVDGNKALSAYGYLQQIAVREGKILAPVPAVIQSSDRPILNYRYLFNPELKNSAYMVPGIVVVIVTIITLMIGAMSLVREKEVGTLEQLMVTPINRAQLILGKLIPFLLYAFIEVTVILKVAGFVFGLSLAGSLATLYLALFLYLFSTLGLGLLVSSIAATQQQALFLAWFFMIFMILLSGFLIPVANMPGWLQTLTLANPLRFMMTTVREIYLKATPLSLLADQLIPLSLLGGAIFSISVLTFRKHSG
- a CDS encoding ABC transporter ATP-binding protein → MISIRSLTRRFGSFTAVDDISFEVRAGEVFGFLGANGAGKTTTIRMMCGLLSPSEGDILVDGISVTGFPEKVKRRIGYMSQKFSLYADLSPVRNIEFFGAVYGVPAQRIADEKQRIGIELGAAAGSSPAGKLPLGYKQRLGLTCALLHEPPIVFLDEPTSGVDPVGRREFWEGIYDHSSAGRTVLITTHFMDEAEYCHRIAIMSRGRVIELDTPEAIKACYGTDSLNEAFIRAVERDREE